The Sphaeramia orbicularis chromosome 15, fSphaOr1.1, whole genome shotgun sequence region TTAGGCTGCTAGGTAGTTTGCATTACGTAACTTTAGTGAAACGTTACTGAACTAAAATTTGGAGTATATAATGCCCAGAGTTAATTGCCGATTTATAATTTTAAATTTACCTCTGTATGGAACCGTCTCCCCTTCTGGACTATCATTCAACGACCCATCCCCCTCACCCCGCCTCCTCCTTCCACAGGTTCGCTCTCGCTTTTACTTGTTAGCGCCTGTTACATTATGTTGCCTTCACGTGCTGTGGGAAATATACAACATACACATTACGCCTGTTAATCTAAAAACATCAtaaccagcaatgcatttttgtcctctgtaggggacaaaagtgacaattttacttaaaaaatgctgtccattgcaaatgatatcccattaaaataataataataataataaataaaaaataattttaaaaaatgtatccgaaaaaactgttgcattacttagtttccaatcaaggtaattgttttatgttaaaaaaaaaaaaaaaaaaaaaaaaattcactttcctggatctcaggaggttaaattaaAGAAGTGCAGACATGAACTATTTCGCTACGATTACTATTATATTTCATGCTTTGAGTACATTTGTCTGATAATACTCACTTTTGAATGCAGATCATGGCCTGGGGAATGTCAATCCTTCTCCCGCTATTAACTTTAATACCTTAATTGTGCATTTatatttggtttgtttattaGAATAAAAATATGTACTGAGTTATATGTTTACACTAGACACAATATATTATACTGTGTCCCAATCTTAAAAATTTGAAAATACTAAGGAGATTGTTTAGAAGATAACCATATTTTCTTTTACTGGTGTACTGCTATAACCCATCCATCAcaatcttgttttttgttttgttttagtaaaatTCTCCCAATTTAAAGTTCATGTTTCAAAATGAAAACCTATCATTTGTACCTCACTGTATGTCCAAAGTATTTGTACCATTAACACAAAATTAAACAGGAGCAACAGTTGAATCAAGGCTTGCAAAGGGATTGCATAAACATAAAGTTGCAAAATGTGTTGTGAACCATGAATTGAACAAGTAAACTATTAAACAAACCTAACACAGATTAactgacatttgaaatgttgcctaGGACCATGGCTGCAAATGTAACGCTACGCTCAGCCAACCACAGTACCAAATGAATTAAGCAGTTTTACTGTCTCGCTGTTTGTACATCTGTCCTCTCTCGGCAAATTTTAAGGCCTAAGTGCTACAAACAAGCCATTTCCTGTGCAAGTGCAGACTAGTGTCTCGTCCACTGAGCAAATGCAAATAATCAAGGGTCTATCACCGGGTgactatgcattttttttttttgccaagacaCTGAGTTAATTCTTTAGACACAGACACCATCAATTAACAGTATATAAAGACCATGTAAAATCATACATTTATGgcatcttttcatattcaattataCATAGTTTTGTCAGCAGCAAGCATTTATTCTAACTTTtcctataaaataaataaatcttggttACAGGTGTATGccagttaaatttaaaaaaatatatatatatatacaattaaGTTAAAACATGAATAGCTTATACCATCATGCTGTTATGAACACAGTTTGTAGTAATTTATAATTCTTCTTACAGTATTACATGTACTGTTGATAAATGACACAATATGAAATCACAAAAGTTTCAGATAGTGTAACTCTGATAAAAGCACTTGTTGATGTATTTGGATTTTTGGCAAGATTCTACAGCTTCTGGGGTTGAGTTTTCACTGCTTCATAACTAGTCCAGCTCCAATCCTGATCCtggagagaaaacagaaaacatggagATTCTATATCAGCTTACTGCTGTCACATTCTTtatattttactattttacaAATTGGCCTCTATTTACCTCTAGCAGGATTATTACAGTTAACAAAACTAAGTCTGTTATTATTTAGTTACCTGACATAAAAATTAAATGTGATATAATTTATTCTTTCATCCTACTGTTTCAGCTTGTTTCTATAAATAAACACCACTTGTCAACAAACTAAACCACTCAATTCTTCAAAACAGAACTAAAACTATTTGTGCTATCCTTAAGCTAAGACTAAATTTAACCTCCtacgacccaggaaatgtcagcaaagtacaagcttttttgttttttattaaataagtgccttcctattggaaacatcatgacacaacagtttttcagatgcagtttttaacattttatggaatgtcctttgtggtggacagtttgtccacaaatgtggacagtgggtcttaggaggttaaatcaaATACCAAACTGAAAGACCACGAAcacaaaagcaaaaaataatagcAAATTTCAAGAATATAGCTCTATCATGTACTGAAAATCTTAACCATCTCTTATGATATCAAATCTTTACACTTAGCTTGAACTAAACAGTGCTTATATGCCTGAGCACACACCCTCACACCTATTTACCATACCATTACACTGGGCTGCAGCTCCTGGGTCGCATCTTGTAGAAGAGACGTCAGTTGAGTCAGATAATGCTGATTCTCATCCAGTAACTGATCAACAGTTTCACTGAAAGAGACAAAAGACTTTTCACTGTCTTTCTCTTTATATTTGCCCTATTAAAAGTGACAACCTCTCAGTAATGACTTAGATGAATAAACCCCAGTCAATTAAATAACTGATTAAATCGATTATAATCATAAAATAGTTGTAATTTCTAGGCACAAATTAAATTGTGCTGTATCTACATACTGCGTTGTCCTTTTACTAAAATGTAATAAACTTTTAGATGTAAGTAGAGGGGTGGCATAGGTAGCTGgtataggctccagcacccacaCAACTTGAGGATGAAGCACTTCAGAAGATGAATGGATGTAAGTAGTGACCTCTAGTGGTAGTTATGCAATTTATACAACACAGCAGATAGTATTAATGATCATACCTGTCTGTGGATCGTTGAATAAGTGACTGTGATGGAGAATTCGTCTGCGCCttaacacacaaacatgcacaacgTTAGGCAGTTATTAAATATATTTCTTAAAGGAGTGCTTCTTACTCTTAAATCGCCACTAAGAATATTTCTATATTTGTTACTCACACAGGCAATCTTGAGGAGATACCAgaactctctctgtctcttcattTGCATCTGCATTACTGCAGCCTCTGCAGTTTTGATGTTTTCTATTGCCCTCTCCAACTTAGGGAACAAATCAACGATGCGTCTCTTACACACCAGAATTGTACTGAAAAGACAGATTAATAAAATCCAAAATGAAATATTGAAATGTAAAGTGATTCCCCATTGGAATTTTTATGTTTGTCCTGTAAAAATTACCTAAGGTGAGTGTACAGGTCTTTGAGTACTCTGTCCTGGTTCTGCACCGTTTGGAGTATGGTCCATACCATATCGGAGCTGTCACTGTAGCCATGAGGAGGGTCAGGACCTGTGTGAACACACATCTCTATTACCACACACCCACTATTGTACCTTTGCAGTGGCTGATGCAGGACTGGTTTCACAAGTACCAGGAATGCAACAAAAGGTGGGctaaaaatcaataataaataccacaaatgacattaaaatgggcAAAACCAATGCTGTGAAGATTTGATTAGGTTTAAGaactaaaatgaccaaaatgtcaTTTGAGATGGTTGCTGTCATGAtcatagaaggaaaaaaaatgactaaCATTTGTTTTCAGTATCTTGGATGATTCATacttttaatagattttttttctatGCAAActtaagacaaaacatgattgaaaagTAGTTGTCTTTATTTAAACAATATGAAATATACAAATGGAGAAACATAACAACAATGTATGTATTTCAGCAAGCAATTCTGATTTTGGTATTTTTTCAAACTAAACTGGATGTGATTGTCTGATGCAAAACAGCAGTATATTGCACAACATTGTGGAAGTATCTTTACTTACTTTTGCATTTAGCTTTGAGCTGCTTGTAGAGTTCAATAGCTTTTTCTTGACTGAAAAGGGAAATATAGATTATTTTCGGTATTTAACAGTCATACAAACATTGTGAACATTATTAAAACTGAGATACTGACAACTGCTTCATCACGTCGCCTTGTTTCCTTGCAAATGGACTTCTCTGCAACTCTACAATCTCAGAATGTAGAGCCACTATCTCTTCATCCAGATACCCCACGTCTGCAACCTACAGCAGACAGTGTCTTAACATGCATCTCCACAAGATTTAAGCTTGTGTAAAATGAGTAACATTTAAACAATTGTTATACCTTTGTAAAGCTGTCAGCCTTTTCCTCATTTTCCTGCCATGTCTTCAACATTTTTTCTGAGGCtttgaaaaacacataaaaacaatctCTCTTCAATAATATCTTCAAATGATGCATTACAGCAGCATATTTACGTCCACTCACAGATCCCAGTGTGTCTCTGTTTGGTGTACTGCTCAAGGTCATGCTCGATGCTGGTCTTGAAGAAAGCCAGTTTGGCTCTCAGCTGCTGAGACTGAGAGAAGAGCTGGTTCTTGTACCGTGTTAAGTTGGTGTTATAACGCAGCAGACTCAGCCTAAAAATTCACAAACAGGAGAGGAATATTTCATTGGATTTTCTCTGAGTGTCACTGAGTGCATTTTCCTGTGTGGGTTTATGAACTTACATGGCTGCTCTCTGTCCCTGGTAAAGATGTAGATAGTCCTCTTTTAGTCCACAGATATAACTGACTGCTTCTCCCCACACCTTCCTCAGCGCTGCCAGTGGGAGCTGTGTTTTCGTCTCCCTGACTGCACAACAAAGACAGGACTACCATGTTTATTTCAACACTTTATTCAAATACTTTTCCACCTTTTAAAATAAACTCATAATGATTACTGTGTGCTTGAAATATATTGAGATAGTGTCACAGTTGTCTTGCCTCAGCAATGTCTGTAAAAAACAGTATTTGGGTTCTAGTATGGTCACATCCTTTATTTTACAGCAAAGTAaatacagggtgcttgctctttatccaaataaaaatcccagactttttcaaaactgctatttttctccccaagaccttgacttcatGCATTTTTATAGTTGTGTGCCTgatttttttggttgagattgtatctGTTGTGTATAGTAGacaagttaattttaataaatgtgtgaatgaatgaatgcgtaATTGACAgtatgttttcaaaacatattaaaatcccaaaagtgcatggatatcacacaaacaagtttcactagaatcttTCCAGTAccaaccggttagtgaaatcctatcaagtttttttttatatgctttccttatgtatttcttgtcttataagattatgtgcctttgagcatactctaaattcaactatgagagaagcTTTTCTTCCATACTTTATTTAAACttacacacaaaattccagacttttcagcATCTGGAAAACAGtcttcaaaattccatactttttaagactttcaagacctgtgcaagcaccctgaAATGTAGGTCACAGAGATTTGTATGTATTACTGCTAGGATTAACTTCAAGGCATAGAGTTTACACCATTTAGTGTTTAGTTAAATATCTCACCTATGAAGTTGACACTGTCTGGCAGAGGTCTTGCAGTCAGTGGTCCAGAATACTTGGTCAGGCTTTTATCAAAGAGAAACACTATGGAGTTGTCCCAGCCTTGCTACAAGCAGAAAACAAATTTAACAGTGCAGGCCACTGTGTGTTAGCAGAAGCTGAAGtaccaacaaacaaaaactaaagtgGAAATCTCTGTTGAGGTTTCTCATTTCTCCCACATCAGCCACAGGAAAATGACTGTCATGCACTGTCATATGTGAGTGTGGGTAAGCGTTTGTGTTTTTGAGACATACCGGTCCATCGGGCAGACAGTGTGCTGGCGGTCTGCGTGGGTCGAGGGAGATTCCCGTCTCTAACAGTAGCTCTTGACTCAGTGGAGagatgtgtgtctgagtgtgagtCTCCAGATGAAGCTGTAGGGAGTGTAAACTGTCCTCAGGACCCAAAACCAGTGAGTGCAGTTGGGCTGACGTCATGTCCAACACATGAATGACCTGGACAACAACAGATTGAAAGCAGGGGGTTTAGCTGTGCATGATGTCCTCCAGTGGGATACGTAAAAAATCTACGTCTACAGGTATCATGCATTTAAATGTAATACTTTGAAGTCTTTTTTGAGATAATTTTCAGCCAGGTAAAAGTTCTTTACCTGACCTACCACTGACCCTTTTAGTAAAGAACAACTTTATTTAACTCTAAAGCtatgaaattacatgaaattacacaaaaaaaatttgaaagaaaatgaaaaaaaaaaaaaaaagttacatat contains the following coding sequences:
- the LOC115433947 gene encoding inhibitor of nuclear factor kappa-B kinase subunit alpha-like, which codes for MDRNALKQSQLCGSWEMKERLGIGGFGHVYLYQHLDTGEKIAVKLCRLELNSKNKGRWSREIQIMKKLNHVNVVQAREVPEELSSIALNDLPLLAMEYCSKGDLRKVLNKPENCCGLKESEILSLLSDIGSGIQYLHENKIIHRDLKPENIVLQEVNGKLVHKIIDLGYAKDLDQGSLCTSFVGTLQYLAPELFESKPYTVTVDYWSFGTVIFECACGFRPFLHHMQPVQWTSKVKNKGPKDIMAIEDMNGEVRFSAHLPYPNNLSRPLSEPIESLLQMLLLWDPAARGGGVDPETNKPHCYTTLQNILNMKVIHVLDMTSAQLHSLVLGPEDSLHSLQLHLETHTQTHISPLSQELLLETGISLDPRRPPAHCLPDGPQGWDNSIVFLFDKSLTKYSGPLTARPLPDSVNFIVRETKTQLPLAALRKVWGEAVSYICGLKEDYLHLYQGQRAAMLSLLRYNTNLTRYKNQLFSQSQQLRAKLAFFKTSIEHDLEQYTKQRHTGISSEKMLKTWQENEEKADSFTKVADVGYLDEEIVALHSEIVELQRSPFARKQGDVMKQFQEKAIELYKQLKAKCKSPDPPHGYSDSSDMVWTILQTVQNQDRVLKDLYTHLSTILVCKRRIVDLFPKLERAIENIKTAEAAVMQMQMKRQREFWYLLKIACAQTNSPSQSLIQRSTDSETVDQLLDENQHYLTQLTSLLQDATQELQPSVMDQDWSWTSYEAVKTQPQKL